Proteins encoded by one window of Dreissena polymorpha isolate Duluth1 chromosome 11, UMN_Dpol_1.0, whole genome shotgun sequence:
- the LOC127850521 gene encoding aquaporin-11-like: protein MVLHDIKRVLLGQLPAEEFVTPYSASLMYFIITMATGYSLRFINYKISPEPIKTYVGSFLATLEMCAYFFENNFIFKNFGSFWLFVAVIVECLIANRTYFGASENPCHAFTALLERQISVVDALLRIGIQTLAGLASYRFAKMVWSLDMVPDHRERYLETACSSDLNVTFLVGFIIELGATLVDTWMGRQTLLAQPLVDEVIKIATGSLMIVLGISMTGMYFNPAMASGHTYGCHGTDAWEHFFVYWAGPFLGCYVAVMVDKVMHVDVSVQSAELTKKKA from the exons ATGGTGCTCCACGACATCAAGCGCGTGCTGCTGGGCCAACTTCCGGCGGAAGAGTTCGTGACCCCATACAGCGCCTCGCTAATGTACTTTATTATCACCATGGCAACCGGCTACTCGCTAAGGTTCATCAACTACAAAATTTCTCCGGAGCCAATCAAGACTTACGTCGGAAGTTTTCTTGCCACGCTTGAAATGTGTGCgtatttctttgaaaacaactttatttttaagAACTTTGGAAGCTTTTGGCTTTTCGTCGCAGTAATTGTTGAGTGTCTTATTGCGAATAGAACCTATTTTGGAGCATCGGAAAACCCGTGTCATGCGTTCACGGCGTTGCTAGAACGGCAGATCTCGGTCGTTGACGCGCTTCTACGGATCGGAATCCAAACGCTAGCTGGTCTGGCTTCGTACCGGTTCGCCAAGATGGTCTGGTCCCTGGACATGGTACCCGACCACAGAGAAAG GTACCTGGAGACGGCGTGCTCCTCTGACCTGAACGTGACCTTTCTGGTGGGTTTCATTATCGAGCTGGGCGCCACCCTGGTGGACACATGGATGGGGCGACAGACGCTGCTGGCCCAGCCCCTTGTGGACGAGGTGATCAAAATCGCCACCGGCTCGCTGATGATTGTACTGG GTATCAGCATGACCGGCATGTACTTCAACCCGGCGATGGCGTCAGGTCACACGTACGGTTGCCATGGTACCGACGCCTGGGAGCACTTCTTCGTCTACTGGGCGGGACCGTTCCTCGGTTGTTACGTTGCCGTCATGGTGGACAAGGTCATGCACGTTGACGTCAGCGTGCAGTCTGCGGAACTCACGAAGAAGAAGGCTTAA